Proteins found in one Quercus robur chromosome 2, dhQueRobu3.1, whole genome shotgun sequence genomic segment:
- the LOC126712402 gene encoding snakin-2-like, protein MAIPKALIASFLISILVIHLVEADQTVNADATTGSPSKKIDCGAACSARCQLSSRPNLCKRACGTCCARCSCVPPGTSGNRDVCPCYATMITRGGQLKCP, encoded by the exons ATGGCCATCCCAAAGGCTTTAATTGCTTCTTTTCTCATTTCTATTCTCGTTATCCATCTTGTTGAAGCTGATCAGACG GTGAACGCAGATGCAACAACGGGTTCTCCCAGTAAAAAAATAG ATTGTGGAGCAGCATGTAGTGCGAGGTGTCAGTTATCGTCTAGGCCGAACCTGTGCAAGAGGGCATGTGGGACTTGCTGTGCTCGATGCAGCTGCGTTCCTCCGGGAACTTCCGGCAACCGTGATGTATGCCCCTGCTACGCTACCATGATCACCCGTGGTGGCCAACTCAAGTGCCCTTGA